CAAATCTCAGATGATCTCTGTCTATTTTCTAAGCCTCAGGCCATGCCTCCAAGAGCTGTGGTCAGCTCCATGTTAGCTTCTAGAAGAAGCACTGTCCTGGAAGACGTGAGCACAGATTCTCTGGACACAGaggaggtggagaggaggggTCAGAAGACGTTGCACAGAGACAGCCTAGCCAGCCCTGGCCCTCCGGTGACGCCTGCAGATTTCAAGAGCAAGTTACACTCAGACCAAAGACAAAATACTCCCCCAACTGTGGATGCAGGAGGAGCCCGGCTCCTCCCCAGGAGGGACCTTGGGCCAGTCCTTCAATTGGCCTATCTgctgcctccccagcccctggccctgtgttgggggcagggacatgaggagggaggaaggcatgCGCCAGCTCTGGGCAAGGCAGGGGACACTCACGGGTCACCCCAGGTGCCAGGGCCTTTAGCAGGGGCTGGAGGCAGCGGCAGGTTGCATTTGGCCTCCTTTTCTGCATGGCGCTGGGATCATGGAGTTTAGATACAGTATCAAGGTGCTTCCCTGGGAATCCCTGCCCTGTCCATGACCGTGGGGCTCTTTACCTGGAGGTCCCGGAAGAGCCTTCTTAGATGCCGGCCTCGTCCGCCCTCTTTGCTGCCTGCTTAGCCCGTTGCTCACACTCTTGAACTATTAAGATTTACCCTGGGCTCCCCAAAGGCCAGCCCTGGCTGTACCTGGTGCTGCGGCCTCCTGGCCTGGTGGACGTCCCAGGGACCATGGCGTTCCTCCCTGGGTGCTGCAGCCTCCGTCCTGCTTGGAACTTGGCTCCGAGATGTCTGAGCAGCTGTGAGTACTTCCTGAATTCTTTCCTCCAATTGTGAGCGAGGGCCCAGGACCCACACTGTAGCCGTCCAACCCCCGCTCAGCAGTTATCCCATCCCACCATGCGCACCCCAGGCCATTTCCGCCCTGCTCCCTGACAGGAGGTCAGGGGAATAAGCTAGGCCCAGGCAACTGAGTTATTCTGCCAGGTCAGAGCCCTTTCACACCCAGCACCTCCTGAGACCCCCACCACTTCCAGAAAGGAGACTGGGCTATTAGCCCCACTTTGTCCATGTTCTGGGAAACAGAGTAATGAGAACAATAACTCCAGGCACGGGACCTCACCAGACATGATCTCATATAACCTCCCCAGCAACCCTGCATAGCGATGGagcctccattttatagataaagatcCTATGGTCATAGAGGTTACATGACCTGACCCCCATTCTGAATTAGCCATGTTAACAGGCGCGAGCAATGGCCGAGGAGGGACCGCCCTCCCTCCACTCCTAGCTCAGTGCACCTTCCAGTTACCATGGGACCACAGAGCAACCATCTGATTCTGCGATTTTACTGATCTGGTTGCAAAGTGCCAGAAAGGGCAGAGGGCTGGCCCAAGTTCATACAGCCTGGGTCCTTTTCAGTTTCTCCAAGGCCCAAGGGAACTTTCTTTAGTACCAGTATTAGGAAACTGGCACTTGGCACAGGATGGGAGAGCAACTTTTCAGAGCAAACGATAGCCTGTCATATTCTCAATCTGTCCCTTTTCTGAGATGATGAGACCATCTGGGCCCTGGGCTCCTCCACATGGAGCAGGCTGTGGGCCATGACAGGAAGCCAATTCCTTGGATTATTTGTATTAACTGGGATGACCAGAAGGAAGGAGACGATGGGCTGATCTGCAGGGCCTGTGGTTTCAGGTTGAGTTCCCAACATCGCCTCCTTAACTGGGGTGATAGAGGGCACCAGGAGGCTATGCCTCGAGCTTGAACATTTGTTCCTTTGATTTCTCATTGCCTGTTCTTCCTGTGTACACGCAGCTGTAGGCCGCCTGCAGATTGTCTGAGTGGTTCCGCATTTTTGAACTGGAATAAAGGCCAATTGCTCAGTGGGTTCTCTCCCGCCCTGCATAGGTTTCCTTTTCCGTTTCCGGCTTTTGGGGAACCTCCTCCCCATCTTTGATTCATCTGTGAAATCAGCCTGGAGATGCTTGGGAAAGGGGCAGGGCTGCAGGGAGCAGGCTGGCAGGAATCCAGGAGGGAGATGGAGGGGGCTGGGCTAGGCAGGGCATGGGAATGGAGAAGGGGGTGGATTTGAAGGACACTGCACGGCAGCCTAGGGTCCACTTTCCCAATCCAGAAACCTAAGGCGGGACAAATCAGTGTGAAtttgcctccctctctctcactccctcctcctccagccctcaGAGAGAATCCACTgggaaatagaaaggaaagaggacatTCTATTCCGGTGAGTCACCAAGTCCCTGACTCTCTGGCCTGCTCTCCagcccctccccactgcctctcCTGGCCCCCAGTCCTCGTCTCCCCCCAATTCCCACCTCAGCTCACAGGCACAGGCTGAAGGCCTCAGAGCCAGACTTCCTTCCTTGCTGTGGATCCCACCAGCTGTTCACAGAGCATATTCCAATGAGCCTCCAGGCTTCGGCAAGGGGGCATCTCTGTTATCCACCCCATTGCAGAGAAGAGGAAAGTGAGACCCCAGCATTCTCCCAAGGCCATCCAACACCCAGCACCCCGGCACCACAGCCTCCACTTTAAAGAACGCCACTCGCTGCCTCCCAGCCCTCCCACCACGCACCGGCACCAGCTGGGGCAGGATGGCTGAAGATGCAAGGCTTGGAGAAGAAACCCTGATCCAGTTACCAAGGAAACTGGATTCAAGGCAGCCTGTGGATGGGGCTTCCTCGAGTTTCAGAGCTCAGTCTGCCCTGGACATGGGCTGAAAAAAGTACAGGGGCAGAGCCCTGGGGAGCCAGGCTCGCAGCGGCTCCAACCTTCCTCTCCCCGAGGCCCTGGACTGTCCCACGGAAGGCCAGAGCCCTGCTGGTGCACACAGGACCTGCTGTGGGCAGGGTTTTGTGCAAACCCTGAATCCTCCCTCAGAGCTCAGACAGAGCCCACCCAATTCTTCCCACTCCACAACCAGCCCCTAAGAACCAGGCAGAAGCCACCTGCTCCAGGCACCCTCTTCTCATCAGAGAGGGAGGTCCCAGGGCAATGAGGACGCAGGCCAGgcagctccctccctcccactatGCTGTAATCAAGAGCCTCTTCACAAAAGCTTCttagtggtttttattttcttggactaAGGCACCAATGAATTGACTGTGCAGCTTCGTACTGCCTTCTCCAAACCAAAAGGACATTCTCAGGGCCTCTCCCAGTGCCCTGCTTGCCAGAGGCCTGCAGCAGCCTGATGAGGAGGTCAAGACGGGCACTTCACATCCACTTGTGTGTTGGCTCTGCCAAGACATGCTTGTCACTTCTGGGGCTCACTGGGAGTCACAGTCACAAGATGGGCTGTCCAGCCCCAAAAGAGCACCCTTGCTCTCCACTCCCCAAACCCTTCGgcaccacaggccccagtgttcCTCCATTCTCTGCTGCCATAGTACACTGGGGCATAGCATGCAAATGCAGCTGGAGCAAGCCCCAGGCTATTGTTCCCCTCGTTCACCCCAGAGACGCATCCTTCCACAGGGAAACATGGGGTCCACTTGTCCTGGGAACGGATGGGAGGGCAGGGGCACCTGCTGTCCACAGGCACCGGCAGCAGCAGCCTCAGCGAGCGTGGCGGGGATGGTGgcggtgggggtggtggtggtggtggaggtggtgagggGTGtggcgggggtggtggtggtggtggaggccCACATTCGGCACGTGAGAGACGTGGCCAGGATGACGGTGATGGCGAAAGATTCCCAGGTGGCCCCGCCGCCAGAAGGGCCAAGGCTGGGCCCGGCGGACTCGGTTTCCCCCTGCAGCTGTACGGTTCCTCTCCACGTCACAGTCCTGCCGTCCGTGGAAAAGGCAGgtggccagcagcagcagcagcagcaggaccgCCACAGCAGCACCTGTGATCCAACCCACGAGGGTCGTGCTCCCCAGGAGGCCCAGCATCTGGGAGCCGGACAGTCCCTCTCTGCCCAGCAGCTCCTCACTCCTTTCTCCCCTTCAGCAGCCTCCGCTCAGCCCTCTCAGTCACTGAACTTTGTTGTCTCCGctgcaggctggagagcagccAGGGAATGTGGGCGAAGCCTGTTTGGACTTGCAACTGCTGGCCAAGGGTGAGGCCAGGCCGCTGTTAACTCTGAGGAGGCCTGGCAGGGAGGCCGGGTGGAGACAGAGGAGCTGTCAGGCTGGATCTGGTTGAGGGAGGAGCCCTGAGTCTAGAGGAAAGAAACCCTCCTGCTGCCTGTTTCAGTGACCTTCCCTCTCCAGGCTTCAGTCTCCTCTTGTAGAGACTGTGTGGAACAGAGATGAACAACACGGGCTTTGGAGCCACACAACTCACTCGCTCTGAGACTGtgcacaagttacttaacctctctgtcctgtttcctcttctgtaaaatggctGATAACAGTTCCTTCCTCAATAGGGTGTTCTGAGGACTAAAGGAGTTGAGATGCATAAAGCAGCAACACCAGCTCCCGTCACGTTTGCAATTGATATTACTGCAATGGACTCCATGGCTCAGGAGACACTGTCATCTGAGAGTCTGTGGTTCCCTGTCCTGCAGCCTGCACAGCCCTCCGGGGCTGAGTCAGGCT
The nucleotide sequence above comes from Nomascus leucogenys isolate Asia chromosome 8, Asia_NLE_v1, whole genome shotgun sequence. Encoded proteins:
- the HRCT1 gene encoding histidine-rich carboxyl terminus protein 1, whose translation is MLGLLGSTTLVGWITGAAVAVLLLLLLLATCLFHGRQDCDVERNRTAAGGNRVRRAQPWPFWRRGHLGIFRHHRHPGHVSHVPNVGLHHHHHPRHTPHHLHHHHHPHRHHPRHAR